In Acidobacteriota bacterium, one DNA window encodes the following:
- a CDS encoding tetratricopeptide repeat protein yields MSQEKPSPAQRVFISYAHGDTAFQDQVLALAKKLRDNNVDAMIDQYIDSPPEGWPTWMEDEIEASEFVLVICTETYLRRFRKKEEVGKGLGATWEGAIITQELYNSQGRNTKFIPVVFTADDAKHIPIVLQGVNHYNPTTEEGFDLLLRRLKGKHATPKPPLGPEPHLQPRERKQDFVVPQKFFIVPQQRTDWFTGREKLLATLHENFITKGIRKQAITGLGGKGKTQTAAEYAYRHRDDYRAILWVRASSEESINSGFGTIARMLELPGSDSSDQTVVRHAVTSWLSENDGWLLIFDNADWPELIKPLLPIEIKGAILLTSRPGILDALGNVTTHSLGDFEPDEALDFLLARTSRQSSQEKEQEAARDLAKELGYLPLALEQAAAYIVAKESTFQDYLKTYRNRGVALLNDRGPVAGGYSELVATTWKLNFGEVEKTPPAAELLRVSAFLAPDDIPFELVTGGAAQVGSALGAALADYQQNPLLLDEALAPLRKYSLISRSTGASAYSIHRIAQAVIRDRMTQEDRRNYAERAVRAVDAAFPMPEFQNWSRCERMLPQALACARWIENLGFEFVEAALLLNQTGFYLNGRGAYSQAEPLYRRALAIREKSLPPDHPHIALVCKNLAAVLQELGRTKEATALRKRAQAIQEQRGE; encoded by the coding sequence TTGAGCCAAGAGAAACCCAGTCCCGCACAGCGCGTATTCATCAGTTACGCACATGGGGATACTGCCTTCCAAGATCAAGTGCTTGCCCTTGCCAAAAAGCTGCGCGACAACAATGTTGACGCCATGATCGATCAATATATCGACTCCCCGCCGGAAGGCTGGCCGACATGGATGGAGGATGAGATCGAGGCATCCGAATTTGTCCTGGTGATTTGTACCGAGACTTATCTCCGGCGATTTCGGAAAAAAGAAGAAGTAGGGAAAGGCCTGGGAGCAACCTGGGAAGGCGCGATCATTACGCAGGAATTGTACAATTCTCAAGGTCGCAACACGAAGTTCATTCCGGTGGTATTCACTGCTGATGACGCTAAACACATTCCAATTGTTCTTCAAGGGGTTAACCATTACAACCCAACGACAGAAGAGGGGTTCGATCTCCTGTTGCGCCGCCTAAAAGGTAAGCACGCCACCCCAAAGCCCCCGCTGGGACCGGAGCCGCATCTACAACCAAGAGAACGCAAACAAGATTTCGTCGTCCCCCAAAAGTTCTTTATCGTGCCGCAACAAAGAACCGATTGGTTTACAGGACGCGAGAAACTACTCGCCACCCTACATGAAAACTTCATCACCAAGGGGATCAGGAAGCAGGCGATCACAGGTCTCGGCGGCAAGGGCAAGACACAAACGGCGGCGGAATACGCCTATCGGCACCGTGATGATTATCGCGCGATTCTCTGGGTGCGAGCCTCCTCGGAGGAAAGCATCAATTCGGGATTCGGGACAATCGCGCGAATGCTCGAACTGCCCGGCAGCGATTCTTCGGACCAGACTGTGGTCCGCCATGCGGTAACGAGCTGGTTAAGCGAAAACGACGGATGGCTCCTGATTTTTGACAATGCGGACTGGCCCGAACTCATCAAGCCATTGCTTCCGATTGAAATCAAAGGCGCGATTCTGCTCACTTCCCGCCCCGGCATTCTTGACGCACTGGGAAATGTTACAACGCATTCCCTTGGAGACTTCGAGCCAGACGAGGCTTTGGACTTCCTGCTGGCTCGCACCTCGCGGCAGTCAAGCCAGGAGAAGGAGCAGGAGGCCGCGCGGGATTTGGCCAAAGAGCTAGGCTATCTGCCGCTGGCATTGGAGCAGGCCGCGGCCTACATTGTGGCCAAGGAGTCTACGTTCCAGGATTACCTGAAGACCTATCGCAATCGTGGAGTTGCTCTACTGAATGATCGTGGTCCGGTTGCCGGAGGCTATTCTGAATTAGTGGCCACCACCTGGAAGCTAAACTTTGGAGAAGTGGAAAAGACTCCGCCAGCCGCGGAGCTGCTGCGGGTGAGCGCTTTCCTCGCGCCGGATGACATCCCGTTCGAGCTGGTTACCGGCGGTGCTGCGCAGGTTGGCTCCGCACTGGGGGCGGCTCTGGCGGACTACCAGCAGAACCCGCTCTTGCTGGATGAAGCGCTCGCGCCGCTCCGAAAATATTCCCTGATCAGCAGGAGCACCGGTGCCAGCGCCTACAGCATTCACAGGATTGCGCAAGCCGTTATTCGCGATAGGATGACGCAGGAGGACCGGCGGAATTATGCGGAACGGGCCGTGCGGGCCGTGGACGCAGCCTTCCCGATGCCTGAGTTTCAGAATTGGTCTCGATGCGAGCGGATGCTGCCGCAGGCTTTGGCTTGCGCCCGTTGGATCGAAAACCTGGGGTTTGAGTTTGTGGAGGCGGCGCTGCTGCTCAATCAGACCGGCTTCTACTTGAACGGGCGCGGCGCGTACAGCCAAGCCGAGCCGCTCTACCGCCGCGCGCTGGCCATCCGCGAAAAGTCGCTGCCACCTGACCATCCTCATATTGCGCTGGTATGCAAAAACCTTGCGGCGGTGTTGCAGGAGTTGGGGCGGACGAAGGAGGCTACCGCGCTGAGAAAGCGGGCGCAGGCGATCCAGGAGCAGCGCGGGGAGTAG
- the fusA gene encoding elongation factor G, giving the protein MKAYLGKDIRNVGVVGHGDCGKTSLVAALLQAAGITQRLGRVDDGTTITDFDEEEHERKVTISTALAYVEWATPLGTSSNTLPNKAKINLLDTPGYNIFINDTLATLIAADAAFVVVDGGHGVEIQTEKVWDFCDRYELPRAVVINRLDRERASFERAVESVQSVFGRNAVPVQLPIGAEKDFKGVVDLVAMKAWTYSAANNGKGTAGDIPPDMKSAAEEAHSKLVELIAEGNDALMEQFFDKGTLEIAQLTQGLRDAVVSRRLFPVLCSAATAMTGADQLLNFAVDYFPSPLDRGAAKGRTADGKEVERKIADNTPVSAFVFKTSADVFAGRITYFKVMSGVIANDANLTNFNKAGAERLAHISIMQGKTATAVPELHAGDIGTVAKLKDTHTGDTLGDKLPDKTAAILYPPVAMPEPSISFAIAPNTRNDEDHLSGALHRILEEDLSLRFYRDAQTKEFLLGGSGQQHIEVIVSKLKKRYHVNVTLKAPKVPYRETITGKADVQGKHKKQSGGHGQFGDCKIKMEPLPRGGNFEFVNDTFGGSIPKNYIPAVEKGIVDSAARGYLAGFPVVDFKVIVYDGSYHDVDSSEMAFKIAGSMAFKKAMEVAKPVLLEPVMHVEVYAPDQYSGDLIGDMNGRRGRIQGMETRGHSQVLKAQAPMSEMLTYASQLTAMTQGRGTFHMEFSHYDIVPAQIAGKIVEAYKASRAGEEVEVEV; this is encoded by the coding sequence ATGAAAGCTTATCTGGGGAAGGACATCCGTAATGTGGGCGTGGTCGGGCACGGCGACTGCGGCAAGACCTCGCTGGTCGCGGCGCTCCTGCAGGCCGCCGGGATCACGCAACGTCTGGGCCGCGTCGATGACGGGACCACTATCACCGACTTCGACGAGGAAGAGCACGAACGCAAGGTAACCATCTCCACCGCGCTAGCTTATGTGGAATGGGCCACGCCGCTCGGGACGTCATCCAACACCCTGCCAAATAAGGCCAAGATCAACCTGCTCGACACGCCCGGTTACAACATCTTCATCAATGACACGCTGGCCACTCTGATCGCCGCCGACGCGGCCTTCGTGGTGGTGGATGGCGGCCACGGCGTGGAAATCCAGACGGAGAAGGTGTGGGACTTCTGCGACCGCTACGAGCTGCCCCGCGCGGTGGTGATCAATCGTCTGGACCGCGAGCGCGCCAGCTTCGAGCGCGCGGTCGAGAGTGTGCAGTCCGTGTTTGGGCGCAACGCCGTGCCGGTGCAGCTCCCCATCGGAGCGGAGAAAGACTTCAAGGGCGTGGTGGATTTGGTGGCCATGAAGGCGTGGACGTATAGCGCCGCGAACAATGGCAAAGGCACTGCTGGCGACATCCCCCCGGACATGAAGTCCGCCGCCGAAGAGGCGCACAGCAAACTGGTGGAGCTGATCGCCGAAGGCAACGACGCGCTGATGGAGCAGTTCTTCGACAAGGGTACGCTGGAGATAGCGCAACTCACGCAAGGCTTGCGCGACGCGGTCGTCTCGCGGCGGTTGTTCCCGGTGCTGTGCTCGGCGGCGACGGCGATGACCGGCGCGGATCAGTTGCTGAACTTCGCCGTGGACTACTTCCCGTCGCCGCTGGATCGCGGAGCCGCGAAGGGCCGGACCGCCGACGGCAAGGAAGTCGAGCGCAAGATCGCCGACAATACTCCCGTCTCCGCATTTGTGTTCAAGACCTCCGCGGATGTCTTCGCGGGACGCATCACGTATTTCAAAGTGATGTCCGGCGTGATCGCCAATGACGCCAACCTCACGAACTTCAATAAAGCCGGGGCCGAGCGGCTGGCGCATATTTCGATCATGCAGGGCAAGACGGCGACGGCAGTGCCGGAGTTACATGCGGGAGACATAGGCACGGTTGCCAAACTGAAAGACACGCACACCGGCGACACGCTCGGCGACAAGCTGCCCGATAAGACCGCCGCGATCCTGTACCCGCCCGTGGCCATGCCCGAGCCGTCCATCAGTTTCGCCATCGCCCCCAATACGCGCAATGATGAGGATCACTTGAGCGGCGCGCTGCATCGCATTCTGGAAGAAGACTTGTCGCTGCGCTTCTACCGCGATGCGCAAACCAAGGAGTTTCTGCTGGGCGGATCGGGTCAGCAGCACATCGAAGTGATTGTCTCGAAGCTGAAGAAGCGCTATCACGTCAACGTAACGCTCAAGGCGCCGAAGGTTCCTTACCGCGAGACGATCACTGGCAAGGCCGATGTACAGGGAAAGCACAAGAAGCAGTCGGGCGGGCACGGCCAGTTCGGCGACTGCAAGATCAAGATGGAGCCGCTGCCGCGCGGCGGCAACTTTGAATTCGTCAATGACACCTTCGGCGGCTCCATTCCCAAGAATTACATTCCCGCCGTGGAGAAAGGGATTGTGGACTCCGCCGCGCGCGGATATCTGGCTGGCTTCCCCGTGGTCGATTTCAAAGTGATTGTCTACGACGGCTCGTATCACGATGTAGACTCGTCGGAAATGGCCTTCAAGATCGCCGGATCAATGGCCTTCAAGAAAGCGATGGAGGTGGCCAAGCCTGTGCTGCTGGAGCCGGTGATGCACGTAGAGGTCTATGCGCCTGACCAATATTCCGGCGACCTGATCGGCGACATGAACGGTCGTCGCGGACGTATCCAGGGTATGGAGACGCGCGGTCACTCGCAGGTCCTGAAGGCCCAGGCACCCATGTCCGAGATGCTCACCTACGCCTCGCAACTCACCGCCATGACCCAGGGGCGCGGCACGTTCCACATGGAATTCTCGCACTACGACATCGTGCCCGCGCAGATCGCGGGAAAGATTGTCGAGGCCTACAAGGCTTCACGCGCCGGTGAAGAAGTGGAAGTGGAAGTCTAG
- the higA gene encoding addiction module antidote protein, HigA family, with amino-acid sequence MKNPPHPGGIIRRQIIQPLELSVSEAAGILKVSRQALSLLLNERTDLSPQMALRIEKACGPKMDHLMRMQLAYDLAVHRATENQIHVHRYKPAAIHAA; translated from the coding sequence ATGAAAAATCCGCCGCATCCCGGCGGCATCATTCGACGCCAGATTATCCAGCCATTAGAACTATCCGTTTCGGAGGCCGCCGGCATTCTGAAAGTCAGCCGCCAAGCCTTGTCGCTGCTGTTGAATGAGCGCACCGACCTGAGCCCGCAGATGGCCCTGCGCATCGAAAAGGCCTGCGGCCCCAAAATGGACCACCTGATGCGCATGCAGTTGGCATACGACCTGGCCGTCCACCGCGCCACTGAGAATCAAATTCACGTGCACCGCTACAAGCCCGCCGCCATCCATGCTGCGTGA
- a CDS encoding ABC transporter ATP-binding protein: MPEIIHAEQLRKTYRVGKVDVPALRGVDLSVEQGEFVSIVGPSGCGKSSLLHIIGGLTQPSGGQLTVDGDDLAQMSEAQRTEMRKKKIGFVFQRFNLLPTLSAYDNIALAGHIAGNGNGVDNDHLNSILKLLGIDQRINHRPLEMSGGEQQRVAIARAVVNKPKILLADEPTGALDTETSQLVLNMLQELNGKFGQTILMITHNPEVAAFSDRIITMRDGHVIDDGRE; the protein is encoded by the coding sequence TTGCCTGAGATCATTCACGCCGAACAATTGCGCAAGACCTACCGCGTGGGCAAGGTGGACGTGCCCGCGCTACGCGGCGTGGACTTGAGCGTGGAGCAGGGCGAGTTCGTCAGCATCGTTGGCCCCTCCGGCTGCGGAAAATCCAGCCTGCTGCACATCATCGGCGGACTGACTCAGCCGAGCGGCGGGCAGCTAACAGTGGACGGCGACGACCTCGCGCAAATGAGCGAAGCCCAACGCACCGAGATGCGCAAGAAGAAGATCGGCTTCGTCTTCCAACGCTTCAACCTGCTGCCGACTCTCTCCGCTTACGACAACATCGCGCTGGCTGGCCATATTGCCGGAAACGGTAATGGCGTAGACAACGATCATCTGAACTCGATCCTCAAATTGCTGGGCATCGATCAACGCATCAACCATCGCCCGCTGGAGATGTCCGGCGGCGAGCAGCAGCGCGTGGCCATCGCCCGCGCCGTGGTCAACAAGCCGAAGATTCTCCTCGCCGACGAGCCCACCGGCGCGCTCGACACCGAGACTTCTCAACTAGTCCTGAACATGCTCCAGGAATTGAACGGCAAGTTCGGTCAGACCATCCTGATGATCACCCACAACCCGGAAGTAGCCGCCTTCAGCGACCGCATCATCACAATGCGCGACGGCCACGTCATCGACGACGGTCGCGAATAA
- a CDS encoding ABC transporter permease has translation MINRLILANLVNRPIRTLLSVAAVALEVVLIIMVVGLSQGVMQESARRTAGVGAEIMVQPQTTSMFLGFSGSPMPVTIAAKLAEIPEVRAVAPVLVQASTSGGITLIYGIDVPSFDAVSGGFRFLDGRGFEQPDDVLVDDIFADSRSLKVGSTLELLNQQFRVAGIVEHGKGARIFLPIEKLQDLMGSAGKASIFFVRLTQPKQVKEALAKMQVLLPNYQLRDMQEYVSLMVAGNVPGLSNFISVIIGLAVCIGLLVIFITMYSTIIERTREIGILKAMGASRGYVFNLVLRETATLTVFGIIGGIGLSYAVRQLVGLFFPTLPIVITSEWMLRAAGIALFASLFGSCYPAMRAAKQDAIEALAYE, from the coding sequence TTGATTAACCGCCTCATACTCGCCAATCTCGTCAACCGCCCCATTCGCACGCTGCTCTCTGTCGCGGCCGTGGCCCTTGAAGTGGTGCTCATTATCATGGTGGTGGGCCTGTCGCAAGGCGTGATGCAGGAGTCCGCGCGCCGCACCGCCGGCGTGGGCGCGGAAATCATGGTCCAACCGCAGACCACTTCCATGTTCCTCGGATTCAGCGGTTCGCCGATGCCGGTGACCATCGCCGCAAAGCTCGCTGAAATTCCCGAAGTCCGCGCCGTTGCCCCCGTGCTGGTGCAGGCCAGCACTTCGGGCGGCATCACTCTGATCTACGGAATCGATGTGCCCAGCTTCGACGCCGTCTCCGGCGGCTTTCGCTTCCTCGATGGCCGCGGATTCGAGCAGCCCGACGATGTGCTGGTGGACGACATCTTCGCCGATTCGCGATCGTTAAAAGTCGGCAGCACGCTGGAACTGCTCAACCAGCAGTTTCGCGTCGCGGGAATTGTGGAGCACGGCAAGGGCGCGCGGATTTTCCTGCCGATCGAAAAATTGCAGGACCTGATGGGATCAGCGGGCAAGGCGTCCATCTTTTTCGTGCGCCTCACCCAACCCAAGCAGGTGAAGGAAGCGCTGGCCAAGATGCAGGTGTTGCTTCCCAACTATCAATTGCGCGACATGCAGGAATACGTTTCACTCATGGTGGCGGGAAACGTTCCCGGCCTGAGTAACTTCATCTCAGTGATTATCGGGCTGGCGGTTTGCATCGGCCTGCTGGTGATCTTCATCACCATGTACTCCACCATCATCGAACGCACACGGGAGATCGGCATCTTGAAGGCCATGGGCGCGTCGCGCGGATATGTTTTCAATCTGGTGCTGCGTGAAACAGCAACGCTGACTGTGTTTGGCATTATCGGCGGCATCGGACTCAGTTATGCGGTGCGGCAATTGGTCGGGCTATTCTTTCCCACGCTACCTATTGTGATTACCAGTGAGTGGATGCTGCGCGCCGCGGGCATCGCGCTGTTCGCCAGCCTGTTTGGGTCATGTTACCCGGCGATGCGCGCCGCCAAGCAGGACGCCATCGAAGCGCTGGCCTACGAATAA